A genomic stretch from Anaerolinea thermophila UNI-1 includes:
- a CDS encoding 6-phosphofructokinase, producing MTKTIGILTGGGDVPGLNPAIKSVAMGAFEMGYRVLGIRRGWGGLLNYNLDEPSTHDYYIKELTRDSVRTIDRTGGTFLHTSRTNPQKVSPKSTPDFLKNSKWGKPIKDSEDMDYTDYVMKVISHLGIDVLVPIGGDDTLSFAVRLHREGVPVVAIPKTMDNDVFGTDYCIGFSTAVTRSVEFITNMRTSVGSHERIGVIELFGRNSGETSLISAYLAYVDRAIISEVPFNIEKLANFLLEDKRNNPSNYAIMTISEGAIMEGGEIIESGEADAYGHRKLGGIGLITAEMIKKITGQNIMYQQLGYLMRSGAPDSLDRMVAMSFGNLAIQLIRRNETGKMVALHGGKYTTVPVEMVLAGKKRVDVASFYDIEQYRPRVKDFMGVPMFLS from the coding sequence ATGACAAAAACGATTGGTATCTTAACAGGCGGTGGGGATGTCCCTGGATTGAACCCTGCCATTAAGTCCGTGGCGATGGGCGCATTTGAAATGGGCTATCGTGTCCTTGGAATTCGCCGCGGTTGGGGTGGTCTGTTAAATTACAATCTGGATGAGCCTTCCACCCATGATTATTACATTAAGGAATTGACGCGCGACTCGGTTCGTACGATTGACCGTACAGGCGGTACCTTCCTGCATACCTCGCGCACCAATCCTCAGAAAGTTTCACCAAAAAGCACCCCTGATTTCCTGAAAAATTCAAAATGGGGAAAGCCTATCAAAGACTCTGAGGATATGGATTACACCGATTATGTTATGAAGGTCATTTCTCATCTGGGAATTGACGTGCTGGTGCCCATTGGTGGCGATGATACGCTGTCATTCGCGGTGCGTTTGCACCGTGAAGGGGTTCCGGTGGTTGCCATTCCTAAAACTATGGACAACGATGTTTTCGGCACCGATTACTGTATCGGATTCTCCACAGCGGTTACCCGTTCAGTCGAGTTCATTACCAACATGCGCACCAGTGTTGGTTCCCATGAACGAATTGGCGTAATTGAACTGTTTGGACGTAATTCTGGTGAAACCAGTTTGATCAGTGCCTACCTTGCTTATGTGGATCGAGCGATAATCAGTGAAGTGCCCTTCAATATCGAGAAACTGGCGAATTTCCTGCTGGAAGATAAGCGCAATAATCCCTCGAATTATGCCATCATGACCATTTCCGAAGGTGCAATCATGGAAGGTGGCGAGATTATCGAATCCGGTGAAGCCGATGCCTATGGACATCGCAAACTGGGTGGTATTGGTCTGATTACCGCTGAGATGATTAAGAAGATCACCGGGCAAAACATCATGTACCAGCAGTTGGGTTACCTGATGCGCTCCGGCGCGCCCGATTCACTCGACCGTATGGTTGCGATGTCCTTCGGCAATCTGGCAATTCAGTTGATTCGCCGAAATGAGACCGGCAAGATGGTGGCTCTCCATGGCGGTAAGTACACCACTGTTCCGGTGGAAATGGTGCTGGCGGGAAAGAAACGAGTGGATGTCGCTTCGTTCTATGATATTGAACAGTACCGTCCGCGTGTCAAGGATTTCATGGGCGTGCCCATGTTCTTGAGTTGA
- a CDS encoding sensor histidine kinase produces MALQVPNAGVEENPWEAFLKELDNEYEQAQRTLKEVSLMLTQSQAELAKLTQRNASITAHLQQVQAQFDTMPRSDIKMAYNAALDAQQRLLVMRGQLDKLQNDEEALRRYVTLIEKVRQILPMAGRGGKISGKGYSGSGSAMLEMVINAQEAERQRLSRQMHDGPAQALSNFIVQTEIVARLLDIDQARAKEEMASLKDAATSTFKQVRTFIFELRPMMLDDLGLFPTIKRYLESLKEQTGCDININIKGSERRYQSFLEVMIFRAIQELVGNAYRHNQESPRVQITVSLVADDTTLRVSVSDNGKGFDPEAVEKSSSLGLKLIRERVELLGGYMEIDAGIGRGARITFQVPILEAEA; encoded by the coding sequence ATGGCACTTCAGGTCCCCAATGCCGGAGTAGAAGAAAATCCGTGGGAAGCCTTCTTAAAGGAACTTGACAATGAGTATGAACAGGCTCAGCGTACCTTGAAAGAGGTTTCCCTTATGTTAACTCAGAGCCAGGCAGAACTGGCGAAATTGACGCAGCGCAATGCCAGCATCACGGCGCATCTCCAACAGGTACAGGCGCAATTTGACACCATGCCCCGTAGCGACATCAAAATGGCATACAATGCCGCCCTGGATGCGCAACAGCGTCTGCTGGTGATGCGCGGTCAACTGGATAAACTTCAGAACGATGAAGAAGCACTCCGGCGGTATGTCACGTTAATTGAAAAGGTTCGTCAAATACTTCCGATGGCGGGCAGGGGGGGCAAAATTTCCGGAAAAGGGTATTCTGGAAGCGGTTCTGCCATGCTGGAGATGGTAATTAATGCCCAGGAGGCAGAGCGTCAACGCCTCTCCCGCCAGATGCACGATGGGCCTGCTCAGGCGCTTTCCAATTTCATCGTCCAGACGGAAATTGTTGCCCGCTTGCTGGATATTGACCAGGCTCGCGCTAAAGAAGAGATGGCAAGCCTGAAAGACGCCGCAACCAGTACCTTCAAGCAGGTGCGTACGTTCATTTTTGAGTTACGTCCGATGATGCTGGACGACTTGGGATTGTTCCCAACCATCAAACGATATCTGGAAAGTCTCAAAGAACAGACTGGCTGTGATATTAACATCAATATCAAGGGCAGTGAGCGGCGCTACCAATCCTTCCTTGAGGTGATGATTTTCCGTGCCATTCAGGAACTGGTTGGCAATGCATACCGTCACAATCAGGAGTCGCCGCGCGTGCAGATTACGGTAAGTCTTGTGGCTGATGATACCACTTTGCGCGTTTCGGTAAGTGATAACGGCAAAGGCTTTGACCCGGAGGCTGTGGAAAAATCGAGTTCTTTAGGGCTGAAACTTATCCGCGAACGAGTTGAACTTTTGGGAGGCTACATGGAAATTGATGCAGGTATTGGACGTGGGGCGCGCATCACCTTCCAGGTGCCTATTCTCGAAGCGGAGGCATAA
- a CDS encoding ArnT family glycosyltransferase, which yields MLYTWAMELFNPQSATVFSWMMAVVFWLGLWGWSKEILKELFPTSSNQAGGIIALIAVLSGASTRWMSAWAYTDLFSALFGFAAFSMFWTWLKNRQIRWYFWMSVFIGLAVGVKYTSGILALALFPAVWFFSTEKRRFMGTFVLGGIIALATFLPWMLKNWTLTGNPLYPYLFPTAEFSAWRLSAANQPPESVNWLVRLFAPITFTWMGVDGAAGSATDIGPLLVLFALPGWWAIRRTPLGKLSGWSFLLLWLIVGLAGARYEHLQQTRLYFALLPLIALNAGIGWEWLQEVRWREVRLSRLGAVLVLLVSGLALWQDSFMLVRSQAIPVVLGTISPQEYLENQTGVYFLAMQELKTLPEGSRVLFLWEARSFYAPDFCTADPWIDRWRADYHQLASPRKVLEAWKNQGFTHLLIHKTGMEFMRGADRAMLPGDWKAFEDLLKMLPSAQPLAGGYYWLIPLTP from the coding sequence ATGCTGTACACCTGGGCAATGGAATTGTTTAATCCCCAAAGCGCAACGGTGTTCTCGTGGATGATGGCTGTGGTATTCTGGCTGGGTTTGTGGGGATGGAGCAAAGAAATCCTCAAAGAATTGTTCCCTACTTCATCCAATCAAGCGGGGGGGATCATTGCCCTTATAGCCGTTCTCAGCGGCGCATCCACCCGCTGGATGAGCGCCTGGGCATATACCGACCTGTTTTCGGCACTGTTTGGATTTGCCGCATTCAGCATGTTCTGGACATGGTTGAAAAACCGACAGATTCGCTGGTATTTCTGGATGAGTGTGTTTATTGGGCTGGCTGTCGGTGTGAAATACACCTCTGGGATTCTTGCCCTGGCGCTCTTCCCGGCAGTTTGGTTCTTCTCAACGGAAAAGCGGCGCTTCATGGGGACTTTCGTTTTGGGAGGGATCATTGCACTGGCAACCTTCCTGCCCTGGATGCTGAAAAACTGGACTTTGACCGGTAACCCCCTTTACCCTTATCTTTTTCCCACAGCAGAATTTTCTGCCTGGCGGTTAAGCGCTGCGAATCAACCCCCCGAGTCTGTGAACTGGCTGGTGCGTCTTTTTGCGCCCATCACCTTCACCTGGATGGGCGTGGACGGTGCGGCTGGTTCAGCAACGGATATTGGGCCCTTGCTGGTGTTGTTTGCTCTGCCGGGATGGTGGGCAATTCGCCGTACACCACTCGGTAAACTCAGCGGATGGTCCTTTCTCCTCCTATGGCTAATTGTGGGATTGGCAGGTGCCCGTTATGAACACCTTCAGCAGACTCGTCTCTACTTTGCCCTGCTCCCGCTGATTGCCCTCAACGCAGGGATAGGATGGGAATGGTTACAGGAAGTCCGCTGGCGGGAAGTGCGGTTATCCAGACTTGGCGCCGTCCTTGTCCTTCTGGTCAGCGGGCTGGCTCTCTGGCAGGACAGTTTCATGCTGGTACGGTCTCAAGCCATTCCCGTTGTACTGGGCACAATTTCCCCACAAGAGTATCTGGAAAATCAAACCGGCGTTTATTTTCTTGCCATGCAGGAACTCAAAACCCTGCCTGAAGGTTCCAGAGTGCTCTTTCTGTGGGAAGCCCGCAGTTTTTATGCGCCGGATTTCTGCACTGCCGACCCATGGATTGACCGCTGGAGGGCAGATTATCATCAATTGGCAAGCCCTCGAAAAGTCCTGGAAGCATGGAAAAACCAGGGCTTTACCCATCTTCTCATCCACAAGACCGGCATGGAATTTATGCGGGGTGCTGACCGCGCCATGTTGCCCGGGGATTGGAAAGCCTTCGAGGATCTTCTGAAAATGCTCCCCTCCGCACAGCCACTGGCTGGTGGATATTACTGGCTGATTCCACTCACCCCCTAG
- a CDS encoding class II fructose-bisphosphate aldolase, whose amino-acid sequence MIVTTKKLFEAAYGKYAIGAYNINNLEQCMGLFRGNLESQAPFIIQISKGARKYTDKRMLEAIIRAADEIFPDAIFAVHLDHGDEETCMDAIESGFYSSVMIDASHEDFETNIAITRRVVEAAHARGIVVEAELGQLGGVEEHVSVDESNAKLTDPDNAKEFVERTGCDSLAVAIGTSHGAFKFTGNQTLRFDVLAEIQKRLPGFPLVMHGSSSVPQEEVERINRAGGNLKGAKGVDENQFRRAAELGVTKVNIDTDGRLVWTRVHREYFRDHPEEIDMRPIGKIFMAEYAKFIAHKNEKLGSAGRLPEVRALLGK is encoded by the coding sequence ATGATTGTTACCACGAAAAAATTATTCGAAGCCGCCTACGGTAAATATGCCATTGGCGCATACAACATCAATAACCTGGAACAATGCATGGGGCTTTTCCGGGGCAATCTTGAAAGTCAGGCTCCGTTCATTATCCAGATCAGCAAGGGAGCGCGCAAATACACCGATAAGCGCATGCTCGAAGCCATTATCCGCGCAGCCGATGAGATTTTCCCTGATGCTATCTTTGCAGTGCATCTTGATCATGGCGATGAAGAGACCTGCATGGATGCTATCGAGAGCGGTTTTTATTCCTCGGTAATGATTGATGCCAGCCATGAGGATTTCGAAACCAATATTGCCATTACCCGCCGGGTGGTTGAAGCCGCCCATGCCCGTGGCATTGTGGTGGAAGCCGAACTTGGGCAGTTAGGGGGTGTGGAAGAGCATGTGAGCGTGGATGAATCCAATGCTAAACTCACCGACCCCGACAACGCCAAAGAGTTTGTTGAGCGCACCGGGTGCGATTCTCTGGCAGTAGCTATTGGCACCAGCCACGGCGCTTTCAAGTTCACAGGTAATCAAACTTTGCGTTTCGATGTGCTGGCGGAAATCCAGAAGCGCCTGCCGGGCTTCCCTCTGGTCATGCATGGGTCTTCTTCGGTGCCCCAGGAAGAAGTGGAGCGAATTAACCGCGCGGGTGGCAACCTGAAAGGCGCCAAAGGGGTGGATGAGAATCAGTTCCGACGCGCGGCTGAATTGGGTGTCACCAAGGTGAATATTGACACTGATGGACGTCTGGTGTGGACGCGCGTCCATCGTGAATACTTCCGCGATCATCCCGAAGAAATTGACATGCGTCCGATTGGCAAGATTTTCATGGCAGAGTACGCCAAGTTCATTGCCCACAAGAATGAAAAACTCGGCAGCGCCGGACGCTTACCGGAAGTGCGTGCTCTGTTAGGGAAATAA
- a CDS encoding NUDIX hydrolase, whose translation MPASDQGVHLPRYKVIPRTLIFLVHGEEILLIRGAPTKRLWANRYNGLGGHVEHGEDPLSAAKRELREEAGVENVRLHGIGVLMVDVQADTGVCIFVFRGEVREKFSWQSEEGTLEWVSWKDVQKLPLVEDLPQILPRVLAWQQGDPPFWAISRYENEQLMVHFHSEEGDSSLLRS comes from the coding sequence ATGCCTGCTTCAGATCAGGGAGTCCATTTGCCTCGCTATAAAGTCATCCCGCGTACACTCATTTTCCTGGTGCATGGTGAGGAAATATTGCTCATCAGAGGTGCGCCGACCAAGCGTTTGTGGGCAAATCGTTACAATGGTTTGGGAGGTCATGTTGAGCATGGAGAAGATCCATTGTCGGCGGCAAAAAGAGAGTTAAGGGAAGAAGCCGGTGTGGAAAATGTACGACTTCATGGCATAGGGGTGCTTATGGTGGACGTTCAGGCAGATACGGGGGTGTGTATTTTTGTCTTTCGTGGCGAGGTCAGAGAAAAATTTTCCTGGCAGTCTGAAGAAGGAACTCTGGAATGGGTGTCCTGGAAAGATGTGCAAAAACTCCCTCTGGTAGAGGACCTTCCCCAAATCCTGCCCCGTGTTCTGGCATGGCAACAGGGGGATCCTCCATTTTGGGCAATCTCGCGTTATGAAAATGAGCAATTAATGGTGCATTTTCATTCGGAAGAAGGGGATTCTTCACTTTTGCGTTCGTAG
- the rsmD gene encoding 16S rRNA (guanine(966)-N(2))-methyltransferase RsmD has translation MSNPRIISGKARGTRLKSVPGDITRPITDMVKEALFNILGGDIYGATFLDMFGGTGSVGIEALSRGANFCRFIDLHRVAVQTIRTNLELTRLQERAQVLQGDAFTLLSRPADRQFDYIFIAPPQYKGLWEKALATVDNHVEWLSEDGWVIVQIDPVEYSPQSLQHLEEFEQRRYGNTLLIFYERKSEESPSSE, from the coding sequence GTGAGCAATCCGAGAATTATCAGTGGTAAAGCGCGTGGAACGCGTCTGAAGAGTGTGCCGGGAGATATCACCCGCCCGATCACCGACATGGTGAAAGAGGCACTGTTCAATATCCTCGGCGGGGATATTTACGGCGCAACGTTTCTGGATATGTTTGGTGGAACAGGAAGCGTCGGCATTGAAGCCCTCAGCCGCGGCGCGAATTTCTGCCGTTTTATTGATTTACACCGCGTGGCTGTCCAAACCATCCGCACTAATCTGGAGCTGACCCGTTTGCAGGAACGCGCTCAGGTACTACAGGGAGATGCTTTCACGCTGCTGAGTCGTCCTGCAGACCGGCAATTTGACTATATTTTCATCGCTCCACCCCAATACAAAGGGTTATGGGAAAAAGCTCTCGCTACAGTGGACAATCACGTCGAATGGCTTTCCGAAGACGGCTGGGTAATTGTCCAAATCGACCCCGTAGAATATTCGCCTCAGTCCCTCCAACACCTGGAGGAATTCGAACAACGGCGGTATGGGAACACGCTGCTGATCTTCTACGAACGCAAAAGTGAAGAATCCCCTTCTTCCGAATGA
- a CDS encoding glycosyltransferase family 39 protein, whose amino-acid sequence MSRVLERIESSWLGKASVFLIALAVRLLGIHSRPFHYDDVFSIFLAQRSLPEIIQGTAADTMPPLYYFLLHYWVQISDTDWFIRLLSILLSLLAIGLLMNWVQEMSDSRTALVAGFLAAISPFHYYHAQDVRNYALLLSAQTAFLWFFVRLWKSQDQPFSRRAGDWIGLALSGTVAMYTHNVAILGLAPAPLYLLFRRKWNFLLQVVVAFLLIAIFSVPWLAILPTQLAKIQYDWWLWRPGVVDWLQVPLVWVTGLPLTGIWLWIGALVALETFVLVTWEFSRRHVAGEWTGFLWVVMLVIPVLFFTASYLFKPVFVPRGFILSSFAFLAMAAHGIVQRWQQGGGKIILAGFVLGALIGIPVQANFLDFPRAPFRQVAHELAARITPGDLIVHENKLSYFPVKYYRPDLPQVFLADIPGSGNDTFARGSQEAMQIFPQPDIQRAVQGARRVYFVVFQQAVEDYQRLGFGEHPVLVWLRSHAVEENRMNYRDLWVYVFRFP is encoded by the coding sequence ATGAGCCGGGTTTTGGAACGCATAGAGTCATCCTGGCTGGGGAAAGCAAGTGTTTTTCTGATTGCCCTGGCGGTACGTTTATTGGGCATTCATTCCCGACCTTTTCATTATGACGATGTGTTCAGCATTTTCCTGGCGCAGCGTTCCCTGCCAGAAATCATTCAGGGTACTGCCGCCGATACCATGCCGCCGCTGTATTATTTCCTGCTCCATTATTGGGTACAAATTTCCGATACAGATTGGTTTATCCGCTTACTCAGTATACTCTTGTCTCTGCTGGCAATCGGGTTGCTGATGAACTGGGTGCAGGAAATGAGCGATTCTCGCACGGCTTTGGTGGCGGGCTTTCTGGCAGCGATTTCTCCATTCCACTACTATCATGCTCAAGACGTTCGCAATTATGCGCTTTTACTGTCTGCCCAAACTGCCTTTTTATGGTTTTTTGTTCGTTTATGGAAAAGCCAGGATCAACCCTTTTCTCGCCGGGCAGGCGATTGGATTGGATTAGCCCTTAGCGGTACTGTTGCCATGTACACTCACAACGTGGCAATTTTGGGGTTAGCACCTGCCCCTTTGTATCTTTTATTCCGGCGAAAGTGGAATTTCTTGCTTCAGGTGGTTGTAGCATTTCTGCTCATTGCCATCTTCTCTGTGCCGTGGTTAGCCATTCTGCCCACTCAACTGGCAAAGATTCAATATGATTGGTGGTTGTGGCGTCCCGGGGTGGTGGACTGGTTGCAGGTGCCGCTGGTTTGGGTAACCGGACTTCCCCTGACCGGCATCTGGCTTTGGATTGGAGCGCTGGTTGCTCTGGAAACTTTCGTGCTGGTAACTTGGGAATTTTCACGGCGGCATGTTGCCGGTGAGTGGACAGGCTTCCTCTGGGTGGTGATGCTGGTTATTCCGGTATTATTTTTTACGGCGTCTTACCTGTTCAAACCCGTCTTTGTGCCTCGTGGTTTCATCCTCTCCTCATTTGCTTTTCTGGCAATGGCAGCACATGGAATCGTTCAACGGTGGCAACAGGGAGGCGGGAAAATCATTCTGGCTGGCTTTGTACTGGGGGCATTGATTGGCATTCCTGTCCAGGCAAATTTCCTGGATTTCCCGCGAGCGCCTTTTCGGCAGGTAGCGCATGAACTGGCAGCCCGCATCACTCCCGGCGATTTAATTGTCCACGAAAACAAGTTAAGTTACTTTCCGGTCAAGTATTACCGTCCAGATTTACCTCAGGTGTTTCTTGCTGATATTCCCGGGAGCGGCAATGATACCTTTGCACGAGGTTCGCAGGAAGCCATGCAAATTTTCCCCCAGCCGGATATTCAGCGGGCGGTGCAGGGAGCCAGACGGGTGTATTTTGTGGTCTTCCAGCAAGCCGTGGAGGATTATCAGCGCTTGGGATTTGGGGAGCATCCCGTGCTGGTGTGGTTGCGTAGCCATGCCGTAGAAGAAAACCGTATGAACTATCGGGATTTGTGGGTGTATGTCTTTCGTTTCCCGTAA